A window from Citrus sinensis cultivar Valencia sweet orange chromosome 5, DVS_A1.0, whole genome shotgun sequence encodes these proteins:
- the LOC102614413 gene encoding protein ANTHESIS POMOTING FACTOR 1-like isoform X3 — translation MFCNHYYLYICFTASRVVSLGLCSSKDCFIYGSLDRTVLLWDQQAKKCQGLLHVQGRPATAYNDQGRVFAVAFGGYIRLFDARKYEGPFDIFSDGGDVSDANEVKLSNDGRLMLLTTLEGHIHVLHSFQGTLVLVMVVYMLGVQGAGKSLLGKPTMLLILHLSKYLEHQFAVASWMSFHTEPPVIKWAPGSLMFVSDHLSYHFGILICLNWELTLGVSKVSNIQHPYNFLSI, via the exons ATGTTTTGTAATCATTATTATCTGTATATATGTTTTACTGCTTCTAGGGTTGTTTCACTTGGCCTGTGCTCCTCCAAAGATTGCTTTATCTATGGTTCTCTTGATCGAACTGTTCTGCTCTGGGATCAACAGGCTAAGAAATGCCAG GGTCTTTTGCATGTTCAAGGAAGGCCTGCTACAGCATACAATGATCAAGGGCGTGTCTTTGCAGTTGCCTTTGGAGGATACATAAGATTGTTTGATGCTCGCAAGTATGag GGTCCTTTCGAcatcttctctgatggtggaGATGTATCAGATGCTAATGAGGTAAAGCTCAGCAATGATGGGAGACTTATGCTTCTGACCACTCTGGAAGGACATATTCATGTGCTCCACTCATTCCAAGGCACACTT GTTCTGGTGATGGTAGTGTATATGCTTGGAGTGCAAGGAGCGGGAAAGAG TCTTCTGGGCAAACCAACAATGCTTTTGATTCTACATTTGAGCAAGTACCTTGAGCACCAGTTTGC GGTTGCAAGTTGGATGAGTTTTCATACAGAGCCTCCTGTCATAAAATGGGCCCCTGGAAGTCTCATGTTTGTATCGGATCATCTGAGCTATCATTTTGGAATCCTGATCTGTCTAAACTGGGAGCTTACGTTGGGAGTAAGTAAAGTTTCTAACATTCAACACCCTTATAATTTCTTGAGTATCTGA
- the LOC102622641 gene encoding KH domain-containing protein At1g09660/At1g09670 isoform X3 produces MTAGEKLKDKPGYEHLNEPLHMLVEAEFPEDESLDHYKKQQLRELAILNGTLREESPSMSPSMSPSMSPFNNAGMKCAETGR; encoded by the exons ATGACAGCAG GAGAAAAACTTAAGGATAAACCTGGATATGAGCATCTTAATGAGCCACTGCACATGTTAGTGGAGGCTGAATTTCCAGAG GATGAATCATTGGATCATTACAAGAAGCAACAACTGCGGGAATTAGCGATACTGAATGGTACTCTAAGAGAAGAAAGCCCGAGTATGAGTCCAAGTATGAGTCCTAGTATGTCGCCCTTTAACAATGCTGGAATGAAATGCGCCGAGACCGGAAGATAA
- the LOC102614413 gene encoding protein ANTHESIS POMOTING FACTOR 1-like isoform X2 produces MFCNHYYLYICFTASRVVSLGLCSSKDCFIYGSLDRTVLLWDQQAKKCQGLLHVQGRPATAYNDQGRVFAVAFGGYIRLFDARKYEGPFDIFSDGGDVSDANEVKLSNDGRLMLLTTLEGHIHVLHSFQGTLVLVMVVYMLGVQGAGKSIHSLLGKPTMLLILHLSKYLEHQFAVASWMSFHTEPPVIKWAPGSLMFVSDHLSYHFGILICLNWELTLGVSKVSNIQHPYNFLSI; encoded by the exons ATGTTTTGTAATCATTATTATCTGTATATATGTTTTACTGCTTCTAGGGTTGTTTCACTTGGCCTGTGCTCCTCCAAAGATTGCTTTATCTATGGTTCTCTTGATCGAACTGTTCTGCTCTGGGATCAACAGGCTAAGAAATGCCAG GGTCTTTTGCATGTTCAAGGAAGGCCTGCTACAGCATACAATGATCAAGGGCGTGTCTTTGCAGTTGCCTTTGGAGGATACATAAGATTGTTTGATGCTCGCAAGTATGag GGTCCTTTCGAcatcttctctgatggtggaGATGTATCAGATGCTAATGAGGTAAAGCTCAGCAATGATGGGAGACTTATGCTTCTGACCACTCTGGAAGGACATATTCATGTGCTCCACTCATTCCAAGGCACACTT GTTCTGGTGATGGTAGTGTATATGCTTGGAGTGCAAGGAGCGGGAAAGAG TATTCACAGTCTTCTGGGCAAACCAACAATGCTTTTGATTCTACATTTGAGCAAGTACCTTGAGCACCAGTTTGC GGTTGCAAGTTGGATGAGTTTTCATACAGAGCCTCCTGTCATAAAATGGGCCCCTGGAAGTCTCATGTTTGTATCGGATCATCTGAGCTATCATTTTGGAATCCTGATCTGTCTAAACTGGGAGCTTACGTTGGGAGTAAGTAAAGTTTCTAACATTCAACACCCTTATAATTTCTTGAGTATCTGA
- the LOC102614413 gene encoding protein ANTHESIS POMOTING FACTOR 1-like isoform X5 has protein sequence MFCNHYYLYICFTASRVVSLGLCSSKDCFIYGSLDRTVLLWDQQAKKCQGLLHVQGRPATAYNDQGRVFAVAFGGYIRLFDARKYEGPFDIFSDGGDVSDANEVKLSNDGRLMLLTTLEGHIHVLHSFQGTLVLVMVVYMLGVQGAGKRVASWMSFHTEPPVIKWAPGSLMFVSDHLSYHFGILICLNWELTLGVSKVSNIQHPYNFLSI, from the exons ATGTTTTGTAATCATTATTATCTGTATATATGTTTTACTGCTTCTAGGGTTGTTTCACTTGGCCTGTGCTCCTCCAAAGATTGCTTTATCTATGGTTCTCTTGATCGAACTGTTCTGCTCTGGGATCAACAGGCTAAGAAATGCCAG GGTCTTTTGCATGTTCAAGGAAGGCCTGCTACAGCATACAATGATCAAGGGCGTGTCTTTGCAGTTGCCTTTGGAGGATACATAAGATTGTTTGATGCTCGCAAGTATGag GGTCCTTTCGAcatcttctctgatggtggaGATGTATCAGATGCTAATGAGGTAAAGCTCAGCAATGATGGGAGACTTATGCTTCTGACCACTCTGGAAGGACATATTCATGTGCTCCACTCATTCCAAGGCACACTT GTTCTGGTGATGGTAGTGTATATGCTTGGAGTGCAAGGAGCGGGAAAGAG GGTTGCAAGTTGGATGAGTTTTCATACAGAGCCTCCTGTCATAAAATGGGCCCCTGGAAGTCTCATGTTTGTATCGGATCATCTGAGCTATCATTTTGGAATCCTGATCTGTCTAAACTGGGAGCTTACGTTGGGAGTAAGTAAAGTTTCTAACATTCAACACCCTTATAATTTCTTGAGTATCTGA
- the LOC102614413 gene encoding protein ANTHESIS POMOTING FACTOR 1-like isoform X4 — translation MHCFKGHHDRVVSLGLCSSKDCFIYGSLDRTVLLWDQQAKKCQGLLHVQGRPATAYNDQGRVFAVAFGGYIRLFDARKYEGPFDIFSDGGDVSDANEVKLSNDGRLMLLTTLEGHIHVLHSFQGTLVLVMVVYMLGVQGAGKSHSIHSLLGKPTMLLILHLSKYLEHQFAVASWMSFHTEPPVIKWAPGSLMFVSDHLSYHFGILICLNWELTLGVSKVSNIQHPYNFLSI, via the exons ATGCATTGCTTCAAAGGTCATCATGACAG GGTTGTTTCACTTGGCCTGTGCTCCTCCAAAGATTGCTTTATCTATGGTTCTCTTGATCGAACTGTTCTGCTCTGGGATCAACAGGCTAAGAAATGCCAG GGTCTTTTGCATGTTCAAGGAAGGCCTGCTACAGCATACAATGATCAAGGGCGTGTCTTTGCAGTTGCCTTTGGAGGATACATAAGATTGTTTGATGCTCGCAAGTATGag GGTCCTTTCGAcatcttctctgatggtggaGATGTATCAGATGCTAATGAGGTAAAGCTCAGCAATGATGGGAGACTTATGCTTCTGACCACTCTGGAAGGACATATTCATGTGCTCCACTCATTCCAAGGCACACTT GTTCTGGTGATGGTAGTGTATATGCTTGGAGTGCAAGGAGCGGGAAAGAG TCATAGTATTCACAGTCTTCTGGGCAAACCAACAATGCTTTTGATTCTACATTTGAGCAAGTACCTTGAGCACCAGTTTGC GGTTGCAAGTTGGATGAGTTTTCATACAGAGCCTCCTGTCATAAAATGGGCCCCTGGAAGTCTCATGTTTGTATCGGATCATCTGAGCTATCATTTTGGAATCCTGATCTGTCTAAACTGGGAGCTTACGTTGGGAGTAAGTAAAGTTTCTAACATTCAACACCCTTATAATTTCTTGAGTATCTGA
- the LOC102622641 gene encoding KH domain-containing protein At1g09660/At1g09670 isoform X1 yields MTAGEKLKDKPGYEHLNEPLHMLVEAEFPEVIINSCLDHAVAILENLLKPVDESLDHYKKQQLRELAILNGTLREESPSMSPSMSPSMSPFNNAGMKCAETGR; encoded by the exons ATGACAGCAG GAGAAAAACTTAAGGATAAACCTGGATATGAGCATCTTAATGAGCCACTGCACATGTTAGTGGAGGCTGAATTTCCAGAGGTAATAATAAATTCCTGCTTGGATCATGCTGTAGCAATACTAGAGAACCTTTTGAAGCCCGTG GATGAATCATTGGATCATTACAAGAAGCAACAACTGCGGGAATTAGCGATACTGAATGGTACTCTAAGAGAAGAAAGCCCGAGTATGAGTCCAAGTATGAGTCCTAGTATGTCGCCCTTTAACAATGCTGGAATGAAATGCGCCGAGACCGGAAGATAA
- the LOC127902542 gene encoding uncharacterized protein LOC127902542, giving the protein MQMQSCQCILHHPNPNPSVGRNLFCSMSYPSIFGYLIPALIGIVGANVQGKTKPLIETHSINILSFLIATAIYCYAHSADLKSRLHLENSSQFWGLVAIVSGSNSAISLVSTFIPRSNIGHFILYTTWIGTAIIVVVFQYGTLFSEACRQLYNETLKPFCIDICNRFRANNTSSTGQLRPTLPV; this is encoded by the exons ATGCAAATGCAAAGCTGTCAGTGCATTCTTCATCATCCAAATCCAAACCCTTCTGT TGGGCGAAATCTCTTCTGCTCGATGTCATATCCCAGCATTTTTGGATATCTGATTCCAGCTCTCATTGGCATTGTGGGTGCAAATGTGCAAGGCAAAACTAAGCCCTTGATTGAAACACActcaataaatatattgtcTTTTCTCATTGCCACAGCCATATACTGTTATGCACATTCAGCAGACCTCAAGTCTCGGCTTCATCTAGAAAATTCTTCCCAATTCTGGGGCCTTGTTGCTATTGTCTCAGGATCGAATTCGGCAATATCATTGGTCTCCACATTTATTCCACGTTCCAATATTGGCCATTTCATTTTGTACACAACATGGATTGGTACTgccattattgttgttgtgttTCAATATGGCACGTTGTTTTCAGAAGCTTGTCGTCAGCTCTACAACGAAACATTGAAGCCATTTTGCATTGACATTTGCAATAGGTTTCGAGCTAACAACACTTCTTCGACAGGGCAACTACGACCAACGCTACCGGTCTAG
- the LOC102614413 gene encoding protein ANTHESIS POMOTING FACTOR 1-like isoform X6: MFCNHYYLYICFTASRVVSLGLCSSKDCFIYGSLDRTVLLWDQQAKKCQGLLHVQGRPATAYNDQGRVFAVAFGGYIRLFDARKYEGPFDIFSDGGDVSDANEVKLSNDGRLMLLTTLEGHIHVLHSFQGTLVSLLFLSSSPKCNILYIYIPLYIGISVNELLFAVVFIYPFIMRSQFLTIPHWRHLSARFW, from the exons ATGTTTTGTAATCATTATTATCTGTATATATGTTTTACTGCTTCTAGGGTTGTTTCACTTGGCCTGTGCTCCTCCAAAGATTGCTTTATCTATGGTTCTCTTGATCGAACTGTTCTGCTCTGGGATCAACAGGCTAAGAAATGCCAG GGTCTTTTGCATGTTCAAGGAAGGCCTGCTACAGCATACAATGATCAAGGGCGTGTCTTTGCAGTTGCCTTTGGAGGATACATAAGATTGTTTGATGCTCGCAAGTATGag GGTCCTTTCGAcatcttctctgatggtggaGATGTATCAGATGCTAATGAGGTAAAGCTCAGCAATGATGGGAGACTTATGCTTCTGACCACTCTGGAAGGACATATTCATGTGCTCCACTCATTCCAAGGCACACTTGTgagtttactttttctttcttcatctcCCAAATGTAACATATTGTACATATATATCCCTCTATACATTGGAATCTCTGTTAATGAGCTTCTGTTTgctgttgtttttatttatccaTTTATAATGCGAAGCCAGTTTCTCACAATTCCACATTGGAGGCATCTTTCAGCCAG GTTCTGGTGA
- the LOC102614413 gene encoding protein ANTHESIS POMOTING FACTOR 1-like isoform X1 yields the protein MFCNHYYLYICFTASRVVSLGLCSSKDCFIYGSLDRTVLLWDQQAKKCQGLLHVQGRPATAYNDQGRVFAVAFGGYIRLFDARKYEGPFDIFSDGGDVSDANEVKLSNDGRLMLLTTLEGHIHVLHSFQGTLVLVMVVYMLGVQGAGKSHSIHSLLGKPTMLLILHLSKYLEHQFAVASWMSFHTEPPVIKWAPGSLMFVSDHLSYHFGILICLNWELTLGVSKVSNIQHPYNFLSI from the exons ATGTTTTGTAATCATTATTATCTGTATATATGTTTTACTGCTTCTAGGGTTGTTTCACTTGGCCTGTGCTCCTCCAAAGATTGCTTTATCTATGGTTCTCTTGATCGAACTGTTCTGCTCTGGGATCAACAGGCTAAGAAATGCCAG GGTCTTTTGCATGTTCAAGGAAGGCCTGCTACAGCATACAATGATCAAGGGCGTGTCTTTGCAGTTGCCTTTGGAGGATACATAAGATTGTTTGATGCTCGCAAGTATGag GGTCCTTTCGAcatcttctctgatggtggaGATGTATCAGATGCTAATGAGGTAAAGCTCAGCAATGATGGGAGACTTATGCTTCTGACCACTCTGGAAGGACATATTCATGTGCTCCACTCATTCCAAGGCACACTT GTTCTGGTGATGGTAGTGTATATGCTTGGAGTGCAAGGAGCGGGAAAGAG TCATAGTATTCACAGTCTTCTGGGCAAACCAACAATGCTTTTGATTCTACATTTGAGCAAGTACCTTGAGCACCAGTTTGC GGTTGCAAGTTGGATGAGTTTTCATACAGAGCCTCCTGTCATAAAATGGGCCCCTGGAAGTCTCATGTTTGTATCGGATCATCTGAGCTATCATTTTGGAATCCTGATCTGTCTAAACTGGGAGCTTACGTTGGGAGTAAGTAAAGTTTCTAACATTCAACACCCTTATAATTTCTTGAGTATCTGA